The Microbacterium sp. Nx66 genome contains a region encoding:
- a CDS encoding FadR/GntR family transcriptional regulator, protein MTTVRRESLAEQAAELLLARIGAGEWQVGGKLPGETTLAPQLGVGRSTAREAIRILAGRGVLATRQGAGVFVTATEPAASWDAVLDRADIIAVLEARTAIEVEAAALAAERRTSADLDELTRTLAERDRRRTDVRAHVEADMAFHRAVVVASGNPVLRELFDGFAPRSLQAMIDMLRIRGHHGDDADQEAHARIGDAIVARDPRAAAALTREHLDTTKRLFG, encoded by the coding sequence ATGACGACCGTGCGCCGCGAATCCCTCGCCGAACAGGCCGCCGAGCTCCTTCTCGCACGCATCGGAGCCGGCGAGTGGCAGGTCGGCGGCAAGCTGCCGGGCGAGACGACGCTCGCTCCGCAGCTCGGGGTCGGAAGGTCGACGGCCAGGGAGGCGATCCGGATCCTCGCGGGGCGAGGCGTGCTCGCCACACGCCAGGGCGCCGGGGTCTTCGTCACGGCCACGGAACCCGCCGCGAGTTGGGATGCCGTCCTCGATCGCGCCGACATCATCGCCGTCCTCGAGGCCCGCACCGCGATCGAGGTCGAAGCCGCGGCTCTCGCCGCCGAGCGCCGGACCTCCGCAGACCTGGACGAGCTGACGCGCACGCTCGCGGAACGTGACCGTCGTCGCACGGACGTCCGCGCGCACGTCGAGGCGGACATGGCCTTCCACCGCGCCGTCGTCGTCGCGTCCGGCAATCCCGTGCTGCGGGAGCTGTTCGACGGCTTCGCCCCCCGCTCGCTGCAGGCGATGATCGACATGCTGCGCATCCGCGGCCATCACGGCGACGATGCTGACCAGGAGGCGCACGCGCGAATCGGCGACGCTATCGTCGCGCGCGACCCGAGAGCAGCCGCCGCCCTGACGCGCGAGCACCTCGACACGACGAAGAGGCTGTTCGGCTGA